One stretch of Nocardia mangyaensis DNA includes these proteins:
- a CDS encoding DUF6585 family protein: MITPNRPEDATEARHTVPLTQLIHLMAEYQHLGAHRDTFLATPADDTFVRGCGIVAGTIAVIGVICTAVGAWQGGVSLLALAALPVLLALRRGVINRQNRAARIDLFDHGVTVYRSGQRVAGFRWDSTEVRQETIPFHDTVAVTYLLQLTGPGGVEATLDEEGFARAREWARAIQSAITATQLPAAVATIDNGDTVTFGELSLSLDALTFRAESFRWENIHLIDARSGHIRIKTAGTWRSLTPVSTIPNFYIFNELAERLRLTPVG; the protein is encoded by the coding sequence GTGATCACTCCGAACAGGCCGGAGGACGCGACCGAAGCCCGGCACACCGTGCCGTTGACCCAACTGATACACCTGATGGCGGAGTATCAGCATCTCGGCGCGCACCGTGACACCTTCCTCGCCACCCCGGCCGACGACACCTTCGTGCGTGGCTGCGGCATCGTCGCGGGCACCATCGCCGTCATCGGCGTGATCTGTACTGCCGTCGGCGCATGGCAGGGCGGCGTCTCACTGCTGGCCCTCGCCGCGCTCCCGGTGCTGCTGGCGTTGCGGCGCGGCGTGATCAACCGGCAGAACCGCGCCGCGCGCATCGACCTGTTCGACCACGGTGTCACCGTGTATCGCTCCGGTCAGCGGGTCGCCGGATTCCGCTGGGACAGCACCGAAGTGCGCCAGGAGACCATCCCCTTCCACGACACCGTCGCGGTCACCTACCTGCTGCAGCTGACCGGCCCCGGCGGCGTCGAGGCCACCCTCGACGAAGAGGGTTTCGCCCGCGCCCGCGAATGGGCCCGCGCCATCCAATCGGCCATCACCGCGACCCAGCTCCCCGCCGCCGTCGCCACCATCGACAACGGTGACACCGTGACCTTCGGCGAACTGTCCCTCTCCCTGGACGCCCTCACCTTCCGCGCCGAATCCTTCCGCTGGGAGAACATCCACCTCATCGACGCCCGCAGCGGCCACATCCGCATCAAGACCGCGGGCACCTGGCGCTCCCTCACCCCGGTCAGCACCATCCCCAACTTCTACATCTTCAACGAACTCGCCGAGAGGTTGCGCCTGACCCCGGTGGGCTAG
- the groL gene encoding chaperonin GroEL (60 kDa chaperone family; promotes refolding of misfolded polypeptides especially under stressful conditions; forms two stacked rings of heptamers to form a barrel-shaped 14mer; ends can be capped by GroES; misfolded proteins enter the barrel where they are refolded when GroES binds), whose product MAKTIAYDEEARRGLERGLNALADAVKVTLGPKGRNVVLEKKWGAPTITNDGVSIAKEIDLEDPYEKIGAELVKEVAKKTDDVAGDGTTTATVLAQALVREGLRNVAAGANPLGLKRGIEKAVEAVTAKLLDTAKEIDTKEQIAATAGISAGDPAIGQLIAEAMDKVGKEGVITVEESNTFGLQLELTEGMRFDKGYISGYFVTDPERQEAVLEDPYILLVSSKISTVKDLLPLLEKVIQAGKPLLIIAEDVEGEALSTLVVNKIRGTFKSVAVKAPGFGDRRKAQLADIAILTGGEVISEEVGLSLETAGIELLGTARKVVITKDETTIVEGAGDAEAIKGRVAQIRTEIENSDSDYDREKLQERLAKLAGGVAVIKAGAATEVELKERKHRIEDAVRNAKAAVEEGIVAGGGVALLQAAPALDGFEGLTADEATGVNIVRVALSAPLKQIAFNAGLEPGVVAEKVSNLPEGEGLNADTGVYENLLAAGVADPVKVTRSALQNAASIAALFLTTEAVVADKPEKAAPAGDPTGGMGGMDF is encoded by the coding sequence ATGGCCAAGACAATTGCGTACGACGAAGAGGCCCGTCGCGGCCTCGAGCGGGGTCTGAACGCCCTCGCCGACGCTGTCAAGGTGACGCTGGGCCCGAAGGGTCGCAACGTCGTGCTCGAGAAGAAGTGGGGCGCCCCCACGATCACCAACGATGGTGTGTCCATCGCCAAGGAGATCGACCTCGAGGACCCGTACGAGAAGATCGGCGCCGAGCTGGTCAAGGAAGTTGCCAAGAAGACGGATGACGTCGCCGGCGACGGTACGACCACCGCCACCGTGCTCGCCCAGGCGCTCGTTCGTGAAGGTCTGCGCAACGTCGCGGCCGGCGCGAACCCGCTCGGCCTGAAGCGTGGCATCGAGAAGGCCGTCGAGGCCGTCACCGCCAAGCTGCTCGACACCGCCAAGGAGATCGACACCAAGGAGCAGATCGCTGCTACCGCTGGTATCTCCGCGGGCGACCCGGCCATCGGCCAGCTCATCGCCGAGGCGATGGACAAGGTCGGCAAGGAAGGTGTCATCACCGTCGAGGAGAGCAACACCTTCGGGCTCCAGCTGGAGCTGACCGAGGGCATGCGCTTCGACAAGGGCTACATCTCCGGTTACTTCGTGACCGACCCCGAGCGTCAGGAAGCGGTCCTCGAGGACCCGTACATCCTGCTCGTCTCGTCCAAGATCTCGACTGTCAAAGATCTTCTGCCGCTGCTGGAGAAGGTCATCCAGGCCGGCAAGCCGCTGCTGATCATCGCCGAGGACGTCGAGGGCGAAGCCCTCTCGACCCTGGTCGTGAACAAGATCCGTGGCACCTTCAAGTCCGTCGCCGTCAAGGCGCCCGGCTTCGGTGACCGTCGCAAGGCCCAGCTGGCCGATATCGCCATCCTCACCGGTGGCGAGGTCATCAGCGAAGAGGTCGGCCTCTCCCTGGAGACCGCGGGCATCGAGCTGCTCGGCACCGCGCGCAAGGTCGTCATCACCAAGGACGAGACCACCATCGTCGAGGGCGCGGGCGACGCGGAGGCCATCAAGGGCCGCGTGGCGCAGATCCGTACCGAGATCGAGAACTCGGACTCCGACTACGACCGTGAGAAGCTGCAGGAGCGCCTGGCCAAGCTGGCCGGTGGCGTTGCGGTGATCAAGGCCGGTGCCGCGACCGAGGTCGAGCTCAAGGAGCGCAAGCACCGCATCGAAGATGCCGTGCGCAACGCCAAGGCCGCCGTAGAGGAGGGCATCGTCGCCGGTGGCGGCGTGGCCCTGCTGCAGGCCGCGCCCGCGCTGGACGGCTTCGAGGGCCTGACCGCTGACGAGGCGACCGGTGTCAACATCGTGCGCGTCGCGCTGTCGGCTCCGCTGAAGCAGATCGCCTTCAACGCCGGCCTCGAGCCCGGCGTGGTGGCCGAGAAGGTCTCCAACCTCCCCGAGGGCGAAGGCCTCAACGCCGACACCGGCGTGTACGAGAACCTGCTGGCCGCCGGCGTTGCCGACCCGGTCAAGGTCACTCGTTCGGCCCTGCAGAACGCGGCCTCCATCGCGGCCCTGTTCCTCACCACCGAGGCCGTCGTCGCCGACAAGCCGGAGAAGGCCGCCCCCGCGGGCGACCCCACCGGTGGCATGGGCGGCATGGACTTCTGA
- a CDS encoding Clp protease N-terminal domain-containing protein, producing the protein MNLPNVRLDDLIDGIKKARPGNVLDQLSDAVVVAGRLDEVADHLIGHFVDQARRAGASWTDIGTSMGVSKQAAQKRFVPKQPGDAAAAMDPQAGFARFTDRARSVVVAAQESARGLGNSEISTAHLILGLLSEPDGLAVREIIARGIAIDAVREAANAAVPPAGGEIPALIPFDGDTKKALELTFREAVRLGHNYIGTEHILLALLEQENGTGVLSGLGLEKTVVEADLVELLSAFLAANSPQADD; encoded by the coding sequence ATGAACCTCCCGAATGTCCGCCTCGACGATCTGATCGACGGCATCAAGAAGGCCCGCCCCGGCAATGTCCTCGACCAGCTCTCCGACGCCGTCGTCGTCGCCGGCCGCCTCGACGAGGTGGCCGACCATCTGATCGGCCATTTCGTCGACCAGGCCCGCCGCGCCGGCGCCTCCTGGACCGATATCGGCACCAGCATGGGCGTCAGCAAGCAGGCCGCGCAGAAGCGATTCGTCCCCAAGCAGCCCGGCGACGCGGCGGCCGCGATGGACCCGCAGGCGGGCTTCGCCCGGTTCACCGACCGGGCCCGCTCGGTCGTGGTGGCCGCGCAGGAGTCCGCGCGCGGGCTGGGCAACTCCGAGATCAGCACGGCCCACCTGATTCTCGGTCTCCTGAGTGAGCCCGACGGTCTGGCCGTGCGGGAGATCATCGCGCGCGGGATCGCCATCGACGCGGTGCGCGAGGCCGCGAACGCCGCGGTGCCGCCCGCCGGGGGTGAGATTCCGGCGCTGATCCCGTTCGACGGCGATACCAAGAAGGCACTCGAACTCACCTTCCGTGAGGCGGTTCGCCTCGGCCACAACTACATCGGCACCGAACACATCCTGCTGGCGCTGCTCGAGCAGGAGAACGGTACCGGCGTGCTCAGTGGGCTCGGGCTGGAGAAGACGGTCGTCGAGGCCGATCTGGTCGAACTGCTCTCGGCGTTCCTGGCCGCGAACTCGCCGCAGGCCGACGACTGA
- a CDS encoding NAD(P)/FAD-dependent oxidoreductase produces the protein MTEQHRIVVLGAGYAGLAAARRLAKKSRDTAITVVDARAEFVERVRLHQEAAGQSIKHWDLRELLERKGIEFVRARVVELDPVAKRIRLADGAVTDSGPQHAVDGLSGERDNDRDSAHGRADAHGLDQPVRVLDYDTLVYALGSAADRRGVPGVAEHARSVATPEEVRAVPAGPVVVVGAGATGIELAAELAEAQPDSPVTLISANEPGAWLSPRAVDSIRATLTRLGVDIRADAKVVEVLPDGVRLADGTTIPAVTTVWTAGFTVPDLARRAGLAVDDLGRVRTDATLRSLSHPDIYAAGDAALMAGPGDRELRMACATAIPAGGYVATAIIARARGHEPEPMKFRYYLQCISLGRRDAVIQILQPDDTPGARVLTGRTGAWVKELVVRGAGISVRMR, from the coding sequence ATGACCGAGCAGCATCGGATCGTCGTCCTCGGCGCGGGATACGCGGGCCTGGCCGCGGCCCGCCGCTTGGCGAAGAAGTCACGCGACACCGCGATCACCGTGGTGGACGCGCGGGCGGAGTTCGTCGAGCGGGTACGCCTGCATCAGGAGGCAGCCGGGCAGTCGATCAAACACTGGGACCTGCGTGAGCTGTTGGAGCGCAAGGGTATCGAGTTCGTGCGGGCACGGGTGGTCGAGCTGGACCCGGTCGCCAAGCGGATACGGCTGGCGGACGGGGCGGTCACTGACAGCGGTCCCCAGCACGCGGTCGACGGCTTGTCCGGCGAGCGCGACAACGACCGCGACAGTGCGCACGGACGCGCCGACGCGCATGGCCTCGATCAGCCGGTTCGTGTTCTCGACTACGACACCCTCGTCTACGCGCTCGGCAGCGCGGCCGATCGCCGCGGTGTGCCCGGGGTCGCTGAGCACGCCCGCTCGGTCGCGACACCCGAGGAGGTCCGTGCCGTGCCCGCCGGGCCGGTGGTCGTGGTGGGCGCGGGTGCGACGGGGATCGAGCTCGCCGCGGAACTGGCGGAGGCGCAGCCGGATTCACCGGTCACACTGATCAGCGCGAACGAACCGGGTGCCTGGCTGTCCCCGCGGGCGGTCGACAGCATCCGCGCCACGCTGACCCGGCTCGGCGTCGACATCCGGGCCGACGCCAAGGTGGTCGAGGTGCTGCCCGATGGCGTCCGTCTCGCCGACGGCACCACCATTCCCGCCGTGACCACCGTGTGGACCGCCGGTTTCACCGTCCCCGACCTCGCCCGGCGCGCCGGTCTCGCGGTCGACGACCTCGGCCGCGTCCGCACCGACGCCACGCTGCGCTCCCTCTCGCACCCCGACATCTACGCCGCGGGCGACGCTGCCCTGATGGCGGGTCCCGGTGACCGTGAGCTCCGAATGGCTTGCGCGACAGCTATTCCCGCCGGCGGCTATGTCGCCACCGCGATCATCGCGCGAGCGCGCGGCCACGAACCGGAGCCGATGAAGTTCCGCTACTACCTGCAGTGCATCAGCCTCGGCCGCCGCGACGCCGTCATCCAGATCCTCCAGCCCGACGACACCCCGGGCGCCCGGGTACTGACCGGTCGGACCGGGGCATGGGTCAAGGAGCTGGTCGTGCGCGGCGCCGGAATATCGGTCAGGATGCGCTGA
- a CDS encoding RNA polymerase sigma-70 factor, producing MESGEVGEFLRHRPRLFALAYRMLGAAGEAEDAVQEVYLRWDAADRAGIDNPEAWLTTVTVNLCRTWLVSARARRESYVGPWLPEPVPTGDGGALGPLETVEARESVSLALLTALERLNPVERAVFVLREAFGYPHGEIAAMLGLTEANSQQILHRASQRVRAGERRFAVPAEQARALIDRFLAAAATGDVTGLRTLLADDVVAMADGGGKVNAARRPVTGAEHVARYLVGLTRFLTPASTFGVDEINGEPALLVREDGVVPSSVLFFEVDAEDKVATVRIVVNPDKLGFVVAARA from the coding sequence ATGGAGTCCGGTGAGGTCGGGGAGTTCCTGCGGCATCGGCCGCGGCTGTTCGCGCTCGCTTATCGCATGCTGGGGGCGGCGGGTGAAGCCGAGGACGCGGTGCAGGAGGTCTACCTGCGGTGGGATGCTGCCGACCGGGCCGGGATAGACAATCCGGAAGCGTGGCTCACCACCGTCACGGTGAACCTGTGCCGGACCTGGCTCGTCTCGGCGCGGGCCCGCCGCGAGAGCTATGTGGGCCCCTGGCTGCCCGAACCCGTGCCGACCGGCGACGGCGGGGCCCTCGGCCCGCTCGAGACCGTCGAGGCGCGGGAGTCGGTGTCGCTGGCCCTGCTCACCGCGTTGGAGCGGCTCAATCCGGTCGAACGCGCGGTGTTCGTGCTGCGTGAGGCCTTCGGGTATCCGCACGGGGAGATCGCGGCCATGCTCGGCCTCACCGAGGCCAACTCCCAGCAGATCCTGCACCGCGCGAGTCAGCGAGTGCGCGCCGGTGAGCGGCGGTTCGCGGTGCCCGCCGAGCAGGCGCGTGCGCTGATCGACCGGTTCCTCGCGGCCGCGGCGACCGGTGACGTCACCGGCCTGCGCACCTTGCTCGCCGACGACGTGGTCGCCATGGCCGACGGCGGCGGCAAGGTCAACGCGGCCCGGCGCCCGGTGACCGGTGCCGAGCATGTCGCGCGCTACCTGGTCGGCCTGACCAGGTTCCTCACCCCGGCGAGCACCTTCGGCGTCGACGAGATCAATGGCGAGCCGGCGTTGCTCGTGCGCGAGGACGGCGTGGTGCCGAGCTCGGTGCTGTTCTTCGAGGTCGATGCCGAGGACAAGGTCGCCACTGTGCGCATCGTGGTGAACCCGGACAAGCTCGGATTCGTGGTGGCCGCGCGGGCGTGA
- a CDS encoding CDP-alcohol phosphatidyltransferase family protein, producing MIDQAHPASRRKRPRSVRLLPSVVTILALCAGLSAVKFGLDGELGIALAMVGAAAVLDTLDGRLARMLDATSKMGAELDSLSDAISFGVAPALIIYVTLLDGNSAGWIVALLFAVSLVLRLARFNTLLDDDSRPNWAREYFVGVPAPAGALIALVPIALTVQFGDGWWGGFAFVAAWTIFAALLCVSTIPTLAMKSVSVAPQAAAGLLVLVALAAALLVTYPIVLLLILVGLYLAHIPFAWRSARWVAARPETWQHKPAERRAQRRAQSRMPQIRRPAIRGSARLRLRRPRED from the coding sequence ATGATCGACCAGGCGCACCCCGCCTCGCGCCGCAAGCGCCCCCGCTCGGTGCGGTTACTGCCAAGCGTCGTCACCATCCTGGCGCTGTGCGCGGGTCTGTCGGCGGTGAAGTTCGGTCTCGACGGTGAGCTCGGCATCGCGCTGGCCATGGTCGGCGCCGCCGCCGTGCTCGACACCCTCGACGGCCGCCTGGCCCGCATGCTCGACGCCACCAGCAAGATGGGCGCCGAACTGGACTCGCTCTCGGACGCCATCTCCTTCGGCGTCGCGCCCGCGCTGATCATCTACGTCACCCTGCTCGACGGCAACAGCGCGGGCTGGATCGTGGCCCTGCTGTTCGCCGTGAGCCTGGTGCTGCGCCTGGCCCGCTTCAACACCCTGCTCGACGACGATTCCCGCCCGAACTGGGCGCGCGAGTACTTCGTCGGTGTCCCCGCGCCCGCGGGGGCGTTGATCGCGTTGGTGCCGATCGCGCTGACAGTGCAGTTCGGCGACGGCTGGTGGGGCGGGTTCGCCTTCGTCGCCGCCTGGACCATTTTCGCCGCGCTGCTGTGCGTGAGCACCATCCCGACCCTGGCGATGAAGTCGGTCTCGGTGGCCCCGCAGGCCGCCGCCGGTCTGCTGGTGCTGGTGGCGCTGGCCGCCGCGCTCCTGGTGACCTACCCGATCGTGCTGCTGCTGATCCTGGTCGGGCTCTACCTCGCGCACATCCCGTTCGCGTGGCGGTCGGCGCGCTGGGTCGCGGCCCGCCCGGAGACCTGGCAGCACAAGCCCGCCGAGCGCAGGGCGCAGCGGCGTGCGCAGAGCCGGATGCCGCAGATCCGCCGCCCGGCGATTCGCGGATCGGCGCGTTTGCGGTTACGTCGTCCGCGCGAGGACTGA
- a CDS encoding phosphatidylserine decarboxylase, with amino-acid sequence MARRPTPPGTPETTGVGHVVDLVRAAVPPLHPAGLPFVAVPLAVAVVGGRNKWVRRAGLAAAAACATFFRHPHRVPPNRPGIVVAPADGEVALVDTAVPPAELGLGDRPLPRVSIFLTVLDVHVQRVPVSGTVREVLHQPGKFLSADLPEASDANERASMVIDTADGKQVVVVQIAGLLARRIICEARVGDQLTIGDTYGLIRFGSRVDTYFPAGTELLVAPGQRTIGAETVLAVLG; translated from the coding sequence GTGGCACGCCGCCCCACCCCGCCCGGCACGCCCGAGACCACCGGCGTCGGCCATGTCGTCGACCTGGTGCGGGCCGCTGTACCTCCGCTACACCCCGCCGGCCTGCCGTTCGTCGCGGTGCCGTTGGCGGTGGCGGTCGTCGGTGGCCGGAACAAATGGGTGCGCCGGGCCGGTCTCGCCGCGGCCGCCGCCTGCGCCACCTTCTTCCGTCACCCGCACCGGGTGCCGCCGAACCGGCCCGGCATCGTCGTCGCGCCCGCCGACGGTGAGGTGGCGCTGGTCGACACCGCGGTGCCACCCGCCGAGCTCGGACTCGGTGATCGGCCGCTGCCCCGCGTCAGCATCTTCCTGACCGTGCTCGACGTGCACGTCCAGCGCGTGCCCGTGTCCGGGACCGTGCGTGAGGTGCTGCATCAGCCCGGCAAGTTCCTCTCGGCCGATCTGCCCGAGGCCAGCGACGCCAACGAGCGCGCCAGCATGGTCATCGACACCGCCGACGGCAAGCAGGTCGTCGTGGTGCAGATCGCGGGCCTGCTGGCCCGGCGCATCATCTGCGAGGCCCGCGTCGGCGATCAGCTCACCATCGGTGACACCTACGGCCTGATCCGGTTCGGCTCGCGCGTGGACACCTACTTCCCGGCGGGCACCGAATTGCTGGTCGCCCCCGGCCAGCGCACGATCGGAGCCGAAACCGTGCTGGCTGTGCTGGGATGA
- a CDS encoding GlsB/YeaQ/YmgE family stress response membrane protein, giving the protein MLGLGIISWIIIGGLAGWIASKFMKTDAQQGILLNIVVGIVGGLLGGFLLNLFGVDVEGAGWIFSFFTCLAGACVLLFLVRLFTGRKATH; this is encoded by the coding sequence ATGCTCGGACTCGGGATCATCAGTTGGATCATCATCGGCGGCCTCGCAGGCTGGATTGCCAGCAAGTTCATGAAGACCGACGCGCAGCAGGGCATCCTGCTCAACATCGTCGTCGGGATCGTCGGTGGTTTGCTCGGCGGTTTCCTGCTCAATCTTTTCGGCGTGGATGTCGAAGGAGCGGGCTGGATATTCAGCTTCTTCACCTGCCTGGCGGGCGCCTGCGTGCTGCTGTTCCTGGTGAGGCTGTTCACCGGGCGCAAAGCCACGCACTGA
- a CDS encoding beta-ketoacyl-ACP synthase III, which translates to MAARIAQTTGVEHTAILGLGVYRPARVVTNDEIAGPIDSSDEWIRTRSGIRTRHFASAEETVQSMSVAAARDAMAAAGVAADQVDCVIVATSTHLLLTPAIGPRIATDLDMTGAAAFDISAGCAGFCHALAMASDLVRAGTSHHALVIGVEKLTDTLDFTDRSTAFLFGDGAGAVIVGPAEEQGIGPTVWGSDGTQHHAIRQTKDWMEFFTEIEEKGTDAVRPYLTMEGTAVFRWAAHSLEKVCREAIDRAGLTTDDLNAMIPHQANGRIIEIMSRVLKLPADCALANDIEETGNTSAASVPLAMEALLRKGESEPGDAALLIAFGAGLSYAAQVVTLPAWR; encoded by the coding sequence ATGGCTGCTCGAATCGCCCAGACGACCGGGGTGGAGCACACCGCGATCCTCGGATTGGGCGTCTACCGCCCGGCCCGGGTGGTCACCAACGACGAGATCGCGGGCCCGATCGACTCGAGCGACGAGTGGATTCGCACCCGATCCGGGATCAGGACACGACACTTCGCCTCCGCCGAGGAAACCGTGCAGAGCATGAGCGTGGCCGCGGCGCGCGACGCGATGGCCGCGGCGGGCGTCGCCGCCGACCAGGTCGACTGCGTCATCGTCGCGACCTCGACCCACCTGCTGCTCACCCCGGCGATCGGGCCGCGCATCGCCACCGATCTCGACATGACCGGCGCCGCCGCCTTCGACATCTCGGCGGGCTGCGCCGGGTTCTGTCACGCGCTGGCGATGGCCTCGGATCTGGTCCGCGCGGGCACCTCGCACCACGCACTGGTGATCGGCGTCGAGAAACTCACCGACACACTGGATTTCACCGACCGGTCGACAGCGTTCCTGTTCGGTGACGGCGCGGGCGCGGTGATCGTCGGCCCGGCCGAGGAGCAGGGCATCGGCCCGACCGTGTGGGGTTCGGACGGCACACAGCACCACGCCATCCGCCAGACCAAGGACTGGATGGAGTTCTTCACCGAGATCGAGGAGAAGGGCACCGACGCGGTGCGGCCCTACCTCACGATGGAGGGCACCGCGGTGTTCCGGTGGGCGGCGCACTCACTGGAGAAGGTCTGCCGGGAGGCGATCGACCGTGCCGGGCTCACCACCGACGATCTGAACGCGATGATCCCGCACCAGGCCAACGGCCGAATCATCGAGATCATGAGCCGGGTGCTGAAACTGCCCGCGGACTGCGCGCTGGCCAATGACATCGAGGAGACCGGCAACACCTCGGCCGCTTCGGTCCCGCTGGCCATGGAGGCGCTGCTGCGCAAGGGCGAGTCCGAGCCGGGGGACGCCGCACTGCTGATCGCCTTCGGCGCCGGGCTGTCCTACGCCGCGCAGGTCGTCACCCTGCCCGCCTGGCGGTAG